The proteins below come from a single Rosa rugosa chromosome 2, drRosRugo1.1, whole genome shotgun sequence genomic window:
- the LOC133734390 gene encoding protein fluG-like, whose protein sequence is MLKLPGGSSWTLDVFTEAFVGKLKSFADKIFGLKSIAAYRSGLEISTHVTRKDVEEGLSEVIQAGKPVRISNKSFIDYIFTRSLEVALLFDLPMQIHTGFSDKDLDLRLSNPLHLRAVLEAKRFSKSRIVLLHASYPFSKEASYLASVYPQV, encoded by the exons ATGTTG AAGTTGCCGGGTGGATCTTCTTGGACATTGGATGTGTTCACTGAAGCATTTGTTGGAAAGTTGAAGTCAT TTGCTGATAAGATTTTTGGCTTGAAAAGTATAGCTGCATATCGCAGCGGTCTGGAAATTAGTACACATGTCACTAGGAAAGATGTTGAGGAAGGTCTTTCTGAGGTCATACAGG CTGGAAAGCCTGTTCGCATATCAAATAAAAGTTTTATCGACTATATTTTCACTCGTAGTTTGGAGGTTGCTCTACTTTTTGACTTGCCAATGCAGATACATACAGG TTTTAGCGACAAAGATTTGGACTTGAGGCTATCCAATCCCCTTCATCTCCGGGCTGTGCTTGAGGCCAAGAGATTTTCTAAAAGTCGCATTGTTCTTTTACATGCATCCTACCCGTTTTCGAAGGAAGCATCATATCTAGCCTCTGTTTATCCCCAG GTCTAA